TTAAACAAAAGGCAGATAACGAAGAATAAAAGCTAAACTGCAACTTTTAACTTTTGTTGTATGGAGGAACGATTATGCACAAGCGTGTTTTGTTTACCTTGTTGATAATTAGCTTTCTGACACAAAGCAACTTGAGTCGAATCCCGCTGATTCAATCAAATACTATTCCTGCTGATGAGTATGAATTTTATTCTATGCTCATTCGTCATCTTGCTGGCGATTCCCGGTTGGTGGTCATCACCGATAAAACCAGTGGAGTGGGAGGCGATGATGAGCTTGGCGCGCTTTTTTTTGGTGAGAAATTTGAAAACCTAAAAAAATCAAATGGCTTTTCTGAAATCACTGAAGATACCATTGGCAATTATTTAAATAAGCCGAAGAAACCTATTAAGTTGACGCGGTCATTCAATCTTCCTAATGAGTATATTTTAATTAGTGAGAGTTCTATCGATGCCTTTTTTAAAAAGAAGGGTATTGGTGGTTGGGATGATTTTTATGCAAAGTATCCGAACTCGCGCGGGTATATTGGCTTTTCGAGAGTTGGATTCAACCAGCAAAAGAGTCAAGCGCTTGTCTACGCAATTGTAGCTTGTGGCTCGCGGTGTATGTATGGTGGTTACTATTTTTTTGTGAAGCAGCAAAATAAGTGGGTGCTTAAAGGAAAAAATATATTACTTCAAGCTTGATTGTTTATTGATAGATAAACAAATTTGGAAAGAAAACTAATGACAAAAAATTCTCCATACATTGAATGGGCGAAAACCAAATCCGCAGCAAAATACAACCTCGCACTGAGCGGCGTATTGACCTATCCACTGAATGAACTCGACATCCCTATCGAAGAGGTTGCAACCGCCGCGACCTCTTCGTATGGATACGAACCGTTGATTGACGCGCTTGCCGCGAAATTTCAGGTCGCGCCCGAATGTGTGGTTCACGCAAACGGCACTTCGTTTGCCAATCATCTGGCGATGGCGACGATTTTAGAACGCGGCGATGAAGTGTTAATCGAATATCCCGCCTATGACCCGTTGCTTCGCGTTCCCGAATATCTCGGCGCGAAAATCAATCGCTTCACGCGCCGCTTTGAAGATGACTTTCGCATCGACCTCGACGAAATCAAATGCCATCTTACGCCGCAGACAAAATTAATCGTCATCACCAATCTGCATAATCCGAGCGGCGTGCTCACCGATAACCACACGCTTCAACAAATCGGTGAACTGGCTGAGAGCCTCGGGGCGCGCGTCCTGGTTGATGAAGTCTATCTCGAAGCGATGTTCGAGCGCGCGCAACCTACGGCTTTTCATCTCGGCAATCAATTCGTTGTGACCAGCAGTTTGACGAAAGCTTATGGTCTGAGCGGTCTGCGTTGCGGGTGGATTCTCGCAGAAAGGGAACTCGCGCATCGAATGTGGCGACTCAATGATATTTTCGGAGTGGTTCCGCCGCATCCGGCAGAGCGTTTAAGCGTCGTCGCGCTGGCGAATTTGGACAAAGTGATTGCCCGCGCTAAAACCCTGCTTGAGCCGAATCGCGCCGCGCTTAAACAATTTTTGAATTCGCGACAGGATTTGCCCTGCGTGCAAACAGAATTTGGAACCACCGTCTTTCCCCGCTTGTTAAATGACAATGTTGAATCGTTTTGCGCTCACCTGCGAGAAAAATATGAAACCGCAGTGGTGCCCGGCAAATTTTTTGAAATGCCTGAGCACTTTCGTATAGGCATTTGCGCGGAGCCGGAAATCGTTGCCGAAGGGCTTAAACGGTTAGGCGCGGCACTTGATGAGTTGAATCGTTGATTGATAGCGATTGTTGATTCTCGCCCGGATATTTGGCAACAAATTTAACTCAGCCTGATTTAAAAGTTCTCACGGAAAAAGACCAGGCATTGATTAGAAGTAAATTTCCCAGCGGATAACGCGGATGCGGCGGATGAGGACGGATAAATTGATTCGGGATTATCAACGAGGAATCAAGTTTATCGATTTTCAAAAAACCCGCGTTAATCCGCGCGATCCGCTGCATCCGCTGGGAAACCAGCTTGAAAATCAGAGCCGATGGAATTCCGTTAGAAGTTTGAAATATTTTTCTGCAAAGGTGTTTAGCAAGGTCGTTCATCAATTAGCTTCGCAACCCACACAATACCAAGCCTAAATTATACGTGCATTTGACCAAATCAATTTTGGTATTCCTTGCAGACTGAAAAAAAATTTAAGAACTGCCGGGAGAGGAGAACCTATGTCTGAACGAATAACAAGAATAATCAAACACGGATGTGTTTATTTACTCGCCGTTGCCATGCTTAGTGCTTGCGCTCGCGACGCGAAACGAACCTCATCGGAAATTGCCGATGCGAGTAAACCTAGCCCCTACATACCCGCTACATCTAACGCTCAGGAAGCGCTACAGCCTGAATATAAAGTTCAAAAAGGCGAATTCAATACCGAAGATTATAAAAAAATCGATGAGAATGAATTTCTCGCGGTAAATGAAAACCCGCTCTCGACCTTTTCGATTGATGTGGATACGGCTTCTTATAGCAATGTCCGTCGCTTTATCAACAATGGACAGTTGCCGCCGAAAGATGCGGTGCGTATCGAAGAGTTGATTAACTATTTCAAATATAATTATCCGCAACCGGAAGGCGATGCGCCGTTTTCAATTTCGACCGAACTCGCCGATTGCCCCTGGGAAACTTCACATAAACTGGTGCAAATCGGCTTGCAGGGCAAAAACCTCGACATCTCGAAAGCCCCGCCGAGCAACCTCGTCTTTTTACTGGATACTTCAGGGTCGATGAATTCGCCCGATAAATTGCCGCTGCTCAAACAGGCGTTCAAATTACTCGTCAATCAACTGCGCGAAAAAGACCATATTTCAATTGTTGCTTATGCGGGTTCGGCTGGACTGGTATTGGAACCGACATCAGGCAGCAACAAAGAGAAAATTCTAGCGGCAATCGAACGCCTCGAAGCCGGTGGTTCGACTGCGGGTGGCGCAGGCATTCAACTCGCTTACAATGTAGCGAAGGAAAATTTCATTGCATCGGGCAACAATCGCGTCATTCTTGCGACCGATGGTGATTTCAATGTCGGCGTTTCAAGCGAAGGCGAACTGGTGCGCTTGATTGAAGAGAAACGCCAAGACGGCATTTTCTTAACCGTCGTGGGATTTGGCACAGGCAATCTGAAGGACTCAAAGATGGAACAACTCGCCGACAAAGGCAACGGCAATTATGCTTATATCGATTCGGTGCAGGAGGCGCGCAAAGTGTTCATCAACGAAATGGGCGGCACGTTGTTTACTATCGCCAAAGACGTAAAGATTCAAGTCGAATTCAACCCGACGCGGGTGCAGGCGTATCGGTTGATTGGCTATGAAAACCGTCTGTTGAAAGCTGAAGATTTCAACGATGACAGAAAAGATGCCGGTGAACTCGGCGCAGGGCATTCGGTGACGGCGCTCTATGAAATCGTGCCAGCGGGCGCGAATGCCAAACTGCCGAAAGTCGACGCGCTCAAGTATCAGGAAAAAATGACCAAACTGGAAGCTTACGCGAGCAATGAAGTGATGATGATCAAACTGCGTTACAAAGCGCCGCAGGAAAGCGACAGCAAATTGCTTTCGCGCGCGGTAGTTGATGACCGGAAAAATATCGAATCGGCTTCGGTGAATTTCAAATTCGCCGCGGCGGTTGCCGAATTCGGATTGTTGCTGAGAGATTCA
This genomic window from Acidobacteriota bacterium contains:
- a CDS encoding VWA domain-containing protein; translated protein: MSERITRIIKHGCVYLLAVAMLSACARDAKRTSSEIADASKPSPYIPATSNAQEALQPEYKVQKGEFNTEDYKKIDENEFLAVNENPLSTFSIDVDTASYSNVRRFINNGQLPPKDAVRIEELINYFKYNYPQPEGDAPFSISTELADCPWETSHKLVQIGLQGKNLDISKAPPSNLVFLLDTSGSMNSPDKLPLLKQAFKLLVNQLREKDHISIVAYAGSAGLVLEPTSGSNKEKILAAIERLEAGGSTAGGAGIQLAYNVAKENFIASGNNRVILATDGDFNVGVSSEGELVRLIEEKRQDGIFLTVVGFGTGNLKDSKMEQLADKGNGNYAYIDSVQEARKVFINEMGGTLFTIAKDVKIQVEFNPTRVQAYRLIGYENRLLKAEDFNDDRKDAGELGAGHSVTALYEIVPAGANAKLPKVDALKYQEKMTKLEAYASNEVMMIKLRYKAPQESDSKLLSRAVVDDRKNIESASVNFKFAAAVAEFGLLLRDSRFKANASHERCLELANQSRGEDEEGYRREFISLVEKSKDLLRKNG
- a CDS encoding aminotransferase class I/II-fold pyridoxal phosphate-dependent enzyme; protein product: MTKNSPYIEWAKTKSAAKYNLALSGVLTYPLNELDIPIEEVATAATSSYGYEPLIDALAAKFQVAPECVVHANGTSFANHLAMATILERGDEVLIEYPAYDPLLRVPEYLGAKINRFTRRFEDDFRIDLDEIKCHLTPQTKLIVITNLHNPSGVLTDNHTLQQIGELAESLGARVLVDEVYLEAMFERAQPTAFHLGNQFVVTSSLTKAYGLSGLRCGWILAERELAHRMWRLNDIFGVVPPHPAERLSVVALANLDKVIARAKTLLEPNRAALKQFLNSRQDLPCVQTEFGTTVFPRLLNDNVESFCAHLREKYETAVVPGKFFEMPEHFRIGICAEPEIVAEGLKRLGAALDELNR